In Nocardia asteroides, the following proteins share a genomic window:
- a CDS encoding DUF3105 domain-containing protein has protein sequence MINKSRPPAGNRKRGSRAVKKAAVGKVARKQPPWPLIGATAAIIALTAGLAWHYVPKYREYTEAQRYVPGTSQPDPSDRIDGVTKQEYPAGSHVRATQRVAYDQSPPFGGPHDQSWATCTGEVYASPIRSENAVHSLEHGAIWVTYNPDRLDTEDLAALRDEVDGKPYMLMSPYPNLDSPVALQSWGRQLKLDNVDDPRIARFVTALRQNPNTHPEPGASCATPGAGFNPDAPPPFDPAPPGPDAVPLNPAGSGSTNPSGGRR, from the coding sequence ATGATCAACAAATCTAGACCCCCGGCAGGCAACAGGAAACGCGGCTCTCGCGCGGTCAAGAAAGCCGCAGTAGGGAAGGTCGCTCGCAAACAGCCACCGTGGCCATTGATCGGGGCGACGGCAGCCATCATCGCGTTGACCGCCGGACTCGCCTGGCATTACGTGCCCAAGTACCGCGAGTACACCGAAGCCCAGCGCTACGTTCCCGGCACCAGTCAGCCGGACCCCTCCGATCGCATCGACGGAGTCACCAAGCAGGAATACCCGGCTGGCAGTCACGTCCGCGCGACCCAGCGCGTCGCCTACGATCAGTCCCCGCCGTTCGGCGGCCCGCACGACCAGAGCTGGGCAACCTGCACAGGCGAGGTATACGCAAGCCCGATCCGCAGCGAGAACGCCGTCCATTCGCTCGAACACGGCGCCATCTGGGTCACCTACAACCCCGATCGTCTCGACACCGAGGACCTCGCCGCATTGCGAGACGAGGTAGACGGCAAGCCTTACATGCTGATGTCGCCCTACCCGAACCTGGATTCGCCTGTGGCGCTTCAGTCGTGGGGGCGTCAGCTCAAACTCGACAACGTCGACGACCCCCGCATCGCGCGGTTTGTCACGGCCTTGCGGCAGAATCCCAACACCCATCCCGAACCGGGTGCCAGTTGCGCCACCCCCGGGGCCGGTTTCAACCCCGACGCGCCGCCCCCGTTCGACCCGGCCCCACCGGGACCCGATGCCGTCCCGCTCAACCCGGCCGGTAGTGGTTCCACCAATCCGTCCGGAGGTCGACGGTGA
- a CDS encoding DUF305 domain-containing protein: MVAVVAATLLVGLLAGFWARGMVVTDTSEPALDVVDVGFAQDMATHHDQAVEMSAMALTQAVDPEVRTLAFDVLTSQQSQLGMMRGWLMLWDRPVASEQPMLWMSTPDAHTPGSAHQMPEQKSMRMPGMATTEELADLRRTRGTDFDTRYLQLLLRHHEGGVTMARTARDNATIPAVAALAKQIDNAQTAESRTLRDMLAQRGAPALPMN, encoded by the coding sequence ATGGTCGCGGTGGTAGCCGCCACGCTGCTTGTGGGTCTGCTGGCCGGATTCTGGGCGCGCGGCATGGTGGTTACGGACACGTCGGAGCCAGCGCTCGATGTCGTCGATGTGGGGTTCGCTCAGGACATGGCTACGCATCACGATCAAGCTGTCGAGATGTCGGCGATGGCGTTGACGCAAGCGGTCGACCCCGAGGTCCGGACATTGGCCTTCGATGTCCTGACGAGCCAGCAGAGCCAGCTGGGGATGATGCGCGGCTGGCTGATGCTGTGGGATCGGCCGGTGGCCTCCGAGCAACCGATGCTGTGGATGAGCACGCCGGATGCGCATACGCCAGGATCGGCCCATCAGATGCCGGAGCAGAAGTCGATGAGAATGCCAGGAATGGCGACAACCGAGGAACTCGCCGACCTGCGAAGGACTCGCGGTACAGACTTCGACACCCGGTATCTGCAACTGTTGCTGCGCCACCACGAGGGCGGCGTGACGATGGCGCGGACGGCGCGCGACAACGCAACGATCCCTGCCGTCGCGGCACTGGCCAAACAAATCGATAACGCACAGACCGCCGAATCTCGAACCCTCCGTGACATGCTCGCGCAACGCGGTGCACCCGCGCTGCCGATGAATTGA